The Spirulina subsalsa PCC 9445 region GCGACTTCTGGTGATGCGCTTTTTGGGGATAAAACCTAGATCGTGGGCTTCCTGTAATAATAAATTATTGCCCCGTCGTAGGATGTGCAGGTCCCAAAAATGACCGATGGCTCGTTCTGTGAGTAACAGTCCTTGGAGATGAATTTTAAAAAATTTCCGCTTTTCGGTCGGTTTGCGGGGGATTTGTTGAATACGGACAATAATTTTTTCTTCGTCGTGGGAGTAAAAGACTACTTCTCCTCGCACGGAAAAATAACCATCTTTCATTATGGTTGGAGCAATTCCAGCAGAAGGGCTTTCTGCTGACTCTACCAGTTTGGGGTGCAGGAGTTCAGGATTCCATAATCCTGAGAGTTGAACGTGCAAGGTTTGCTCTTTTTCACGGGTGCGGGGATAAACGACCCAGAGATGACTGTCCTGTAAGTCAATGTGGTTTTTCACTAGGCTAATCATTCTGCCAAGGAGAACCGCATCAATTTCTGTTCCGTCTTCGGTTAATAAAACTCCTCGGGTGAGCAGGTCATCTACAGGTTGATAAATTCCTTTGACTAAACCAATGGCGCGGTATTGTCTGGGTTCACTGGGGGGGGGGATTGGGTGTTTGCGGGAGGTTTGAGAGAGGAGGTCGGTTGAAGTTAAGCGGGAATGAGTGGTGTTCATGGAGATGGATTCCACACTGAATGGCTGGTTACGGAGCAGAGGTTTTAGACCCAATTTTTTGGGAAATAAACCGAGTTCGGAAAATGCCCTCGGCCGATTGGTTATTGTAGGGGCTTCACACCCTCCTATTCTACTCAATGCAGTGACTCGGACGGTTGATCCGCATAATTTGTCAATTCGGCTTCCCAATCATTGCATAATAAGGGGTTGTTCTGGTTTGAAAACAGTTAGGAGGGAATATTTTGCAACAACTCAACGGACAGGTGGCGATTGTCACGGGGGCATCTCGGGGGATTGGGCGGTCTATTGCGTTAGAATTGGCGGCCGTGGGGGCGAAGGTGGTAGTTAACTATGCCCGATCTAGTGAGGCGGCGGATCAGGTGGTGGCTGAGATTCAAGGAACTGGGGGAGAGGCGATCGCACTACAAGCCGATGTCTCCCAAGAAGACCAAGCCGAAAGCCTGATCAAGCAAACTAAAGACCAATGGGGTCAGGTGGATATTTTGGTGAATAATGCAGGAATTACCCGAGATACGCTGTTACTGCGCATGAAAACCAGTGAATGGCAAGAGGTGATTAATCTCAATTTAACGGGGGTGTTTCTCTGTACCCGTGGGGTCAGCAAGTTGATGTTAAAGCAACGGAGGGGTCGTATTATTAATATTGCTTCGGTGGCGGGACAAATGGGCAATCCGGGTCAAGGCAATTACAGCGCGGCTAAAGCGGGGGTGATTGGTTTTACTAAAACTATCGCCAAGGAGTTAGCGAGTCGTGGGATTACGGTGAATGCTGTGGCACCAGGATTTATTGAAACGGATATGACTCACGGGTTACAAGCTGAGGAAATTCTCAAGTTTATCCCCCTCGGTCGTTATGGGAAACCGGAAGAGGTGGCGGGTTTAGTGCGCTTCTTAGCGGCTGATCCGGCGGCGGCCTACATTACTGGACAGGTGTTTAATGTCGATGGTGGGATGGTTATGGCCTAATTTTGACGGGTTAGGGTAGGGGCAACCTTAACAAGTTAGGCTTGTGTGCATTTTATCAAGTCCCCTTTTCCCTGTTCCCCGTTCCCTGTTCCCTAATTTTGGACACAACCGCATTTTCCCGACTCCCGACTCCCGACACTTTGACTTCTAACGTTGAGCCTTAACTTGTCAAGATTAGGGTAGGGGAGCAGGGGGAATAGTGGCTAGTGGCTAGTGAATAGCCAAAACTCTTGACTATTGCCTTTTCCCCACCGACTCCCGTTCCCCAGTCAAAAGGGAGTCGGTGGGGAAAGAATCCCCACAGCTTTTAGCTCATCGTCGGGAAGCCCGCACCGTACCCGTAGGGTCGGTGTCGGGAGGATGTCACGTCAGAGAGTGCCAATGTTATAAAATGGGATCCGCAACCCAAACCTATTTTATTTTTCAGCAGTTTAAACAATGAATCAACGTGGTGTCACTTTATGGTTTACAGGTCTGAGTGGTGCAGGCAAAACTACGATTAGTTCTGCTGTGGCCGAAGAATTGCGATCGCGCCAATGTAAACTAGAAGTCCTAGACGGCGATATTGTACGCCAAAATTTAACCAAAGGCTTGGGTTTCAGCAAAGAAGACCGAGACGAAAATATCCGTCGGATTGGTTTTGTTTCCCATCTTCTCACCCGCAATGGGGTAATAGTTATTGTTTCGGCTATTTCCCCCTACCGGGAGATTCGAGAGGAAGTGCGGGGCCGCATTGGGGATTTTGTGGAAGTGTATGTGAACGCTCCCCTAGAAGTCTGTGAAGCGCGGGATGTGAAAGGACTCTACAAAAAAGCGCGGGCTGGGGAAATTAAACAATTTACTGGAATTGATGACCCCTATGAACCCCCCCTCAATCCCGAAATTGAATGTCGCACGGATCAGGAAACGTTGGAAGAAAGTAAAGCTAAAGTCTTGAAATACTTAGAAACCTCTGGCTATCTGACGGTGTAATGCTCCATCTTCCCCATCTGATTCAGGTGGTCAAGGAGGAACAAGAAACGGATTCATTCCTCTACCACCACGTTGAGTTTCATCTCACTCCCCGCTCCCTCAGTCAGCTTGAACAAGTCCAACAAGGGGGATATCCCCTGCACCTGCCCCCTGACTGTCATCATGACCTACGCGCCTATTTAAGGTCGGGTCGAGGTTGTGGGGGGGGATTGACCTTTGTCACCTATTACGGGGGTGAGGGAGGCTCTGAAGCCCTGCTCCGGAGCTATTTAGGGGAGGATGGGGAGATGATTCATCAAGTGTGCGATCGCTGTCTGACGAACCCGACCTTGGCTCTATCCCTCAATCGTGCGCACCACTGGCTCATTCAGCAAGTCCTCCAACACCAGCAACCGTCACCCTTCCCCCCTACCCGGCGACTAGAAGCCATTGCTTGGGGGGGAGCCGTCCTGATTATCATGGTTTACAGTGTCATCCACTTAGCCACCGGACACCCTTTCTCAGTGATTACCCTCCTCTCCTTGGGGATTATGCTGTGGGGGGTGCAACGGTTGCTGATTTGGGGGTTGAAACGCTTTCCACTTTTCGCCTAACCTAGCCTAACCCCCCAGAAACCTCCCGTGAACCCTAGGGGGATAGGGTGGGTAGAGGTCACGCCATTAACACCACAACGGAACGGGGGGTGGTCTTATAGTGATCTTCTGTGATGGGAGAGGCTAGAGCGCGATCGCAATAATCCAGTGGAGACGGGAGCGCCGTGTCAATAATCCGATGCCATCTTTGACCCTTAGCTAAAGGTGGTAACTCAAACGTTAGAGACTCCCAATAGGCATTCAAAATCAAAAATAGATTTTCCTTCGCCTCCGGATGGGTCAACGTAAACGCTAAACTATGAGCATCATAGAACCATTCCGGTTGATTGACCTTCACCCCATGCCAATACAAATGAGGCTTAGAACTATCCTGAGCCACCACTAATAAATCCTCCAATTGAAAAACCTTCAATCGTTGAGTTAAATCAATAATGCCCTTGACAAAATTCAACATATCGGCATTCTTTTCCACCAAACTCCAATCAAACCAACTGAGTTCATTGTCTTGGCAATAAGCGTTATTATTCCCCTGTTGAGTGCGTCGCACCTCATCCCCCATCAACAACATAGGAGTCCCCTGAGAGAAAAATAAAATCGTGAACAGATTTTTAATCTGACGAGTGCGTAACGCTAAAATTTCCGGGTCATCCGTTTCCCCTTCCTCCCCACAATTCCAACTGAAATTATAATTACAGCCATCCTGACTATTCTCCCCATTAGCCTCATTATGTTTTTCGTTATAAGCCACCACATCATTAATAGTAAACCCATCATGACAAGTCACAAAATTAATACTGCGATAAGTCTTAAAATCAGGACGATAGTATATATCAGGACTGCCTAAAATTCGAGCCGCAATACACCCCACCGCACCCGAATCACTTTTCACAAAACGCCGCACATCATCCCGAAACGGTCCATTCCATTCCGCAAAACGTTCACTACTACGGATAAATTCCCCCACCTGATATAAACCGGCCGCATCCCAAGCTTCAGCAATTACCTTAGATTCTACTAACATGGGATCGGTTTCAATATCCCACAACACAGGAGCTTGTTCTACAGGTAATCCTTGAGGATTTCTCGACATAATAGAAGCCAAATCAAAGCGGAATCCATCAACGTGCATTTCATCCACCCAGTAGCGCAAACTATCGAGAATCAAACGACAAACAATCGCATGATTGGTATTAACCGTATTCCCGCATCCTGTATAGTTACTGTAATACCTTGGATCATCTTCCAATAAATAATAAGTTGGGTTATCCAAACCTCGGAACGAAAGCGTTGGACCTTCCTCATTTCCCTCCGCGGTGTGATTAAACACCACATCTAAAATTACCTCAATCCCCGCTTTATGGAAAGCCTTGACCATATCCCGAAACTCATTCACCGGACCGAGCGGATCTTTTTGGGAGCTATACTGCCAATGGGGAGCAAAAAAACCTAGGGTACTATAACCCCAATAATTCACCAAACCGGGTTTAACATCTTGTTCATCAAACTGATGAATCGGCAAAATTTCAACCGCCGTAATTCCTAACTCTTTTAAATAAGGAATTTTTTCAATTAACCCCGCAAAAGTTCCCCGTTTTTCTGGGGCAACCCCAGAATTGGGATGGCGAGTAAACCCCCCAACGTGTAATTCATAGATCACACTATTTGCATAGGGAATTCCCAGAGGAACATCTTCCTCCCAATCATAAAGACTTGAATCTACAACCACACTTTTCAACGCTTGGCCGCA contains the following coding sequences:
- the fabG gene encoding 3-oxoacyl-[acyl-carrier-protein] reductase; translated protein: MQQLNGQVAIVTGASRGIGRSIALELAAVGAKVVVNYARSSEAADQVVAEIQGTGGEAIALQADVSQEDQAESLIKQTKDQWGQVDILVNNAGITRDTLLLRMKTSEWQEVINLNLTGVFLCTRGVSKLMLKQRRGRIINIASVAGQMGNPGQGNYSAAKAGVIGFTKTIAKELASRGITVNAVAPGFIETDMTHGLQAEEILKFIPLGRYGKPEEVAGLVRFLAADPAAAYITGQVFNVDGGMVMA
- the cysC gene encoding adenylyl-sulfate kinase, which gives rise to MNQRGVTLWFTGLSGAGKTTISSAVAEELRSRQCKLEVLDGDIVRQNLTKGLGFSKEDRDENIRRIGFVSHLLTRNGVIVIVSAISPYREIREEVRGRIGDFVEVYVNAPLEVCEARDVKGLYKKARAGEIKQFTGIDDPYEPPLNPEIECRTDQETLEESKAKVLKYLETSGYLTV
- the glgX gene encoding glycogen debranching protein GlgX is translated as MKSDILPGRSFPLGATVYPDGVNFCIFSANCTAIELLLFDSPKDAVPARIIPLDPKINCKIFYWHIFIRGLKAGQIYGYRVYGPYSPEKGLLFDGDKVLLDPYAKAIVGWENYDREAAIYPGDNCGQALKSVVVDSSLYDWEEDVPLGIPYANSVIYELHVGGFTRHPNSGVAPEKRGTFAGLIEKIPYLKELGITAVEILPIHQFDEQDVKPGLVNYWGYSTLGFFAPHWQYSSQKDPLGPVNEFRDMVKAFHKAGIEVILDVVFNHTAEGNEEGPTLSFRGLDNPTYYLLEDDPRYYSNYTGCGNTVNTNHAIVCRLILDSLRYWVDEMHVDGFRFDLASIMSRNPQGLPVEQAPVLWDIETDPMLVESKVIAEAWDAAGLYQVGEFIRSSERFAEWNGPFRDDVRRFVKSDSGAVGCIAARILGSPDIYYRPDFKTYRSINFVTCHDGFTINDVVAYNEKHNEANGENSQDGCNYNFSWNCGEEGETDDPEILALRTRQIKNLFTILFFSQGTPMLLMGDEVRRTQQGNNNAYCQDNELSWFDWSLVEKNADMLNFVKGIIDLTQRLKVFQLEDLLVVAQDSSKPHLYWHGVKVNQPEWFYDAHSLAFTLTHPEAKENLFLILNAYWESLTFELPPLAKGQRWHRIIDTALPSPLDYCDRALASPITEDHYKTTPRSVVVLMA